The sequence below is a genomic window from Colletotrichum destructivum chromosome 4, complete sequence.
GGGTCGGCCCagacggccttcttggcccaGTCGAAGCCGTGCAGCGGGAGGCCGTTGGTACGGTTGCGGTCGACGGtggtgccggcgtcgatgaggtcgAACTGGAGCGCGATGTCGTCCCAGGCAGTCGTGTTGTCGGGCTCGAACTCGCGGGTCCAGCGGGCGTAGAAGACGTCGAGCATGTAGATACCGTCGAGCCACATCTGGTCGATGTAGACGGGGTAGCGGTGGTAgaagccgccgtcgggagTACGGCCGGTGCGGTCGATCTGGTTCCGCAGGGTCTGGGCGGCCGTCTTGTAGATCTCGTCGCCGGTGGCGTTGTAGATGTCCAAGAAGGTGTGGCCGAAGCGGATGTCATCGATCgagttgctgttgttgtacAGCAGGATCTCTCCGTTCTGCGCCGGGTAGAGGAGGATGTCGGTGGCGTGCTTGACGTAGTCGTAGTACTTCTGGTCACCGGTGCGCTCAAACGCCCGCAGGACGCCCGAGTAAAAGGACGAGATGGTGTAGGCGTGGGTAggctcgacgccgtgcttgATCTGGGAGTCGGCCATCCAGGTCAGGTAGCGGGGATCGCCATTGAGCTTGCCGGGcttgatcttctcctcgggggCAATCGAGAACCATCCGTTGGGCAGCGAGATGGCCgcggaggagagggaggcgcTGGCCAgcgcggtggcggcgatggaggtgATCTTCATTGTTTGGATGCTGTTCCCGCTGACTCTGGACTCTAGAGATGAAGAGCAAAGCTGGTGGACATTATGCGCACTTCACGGGCTACATGGCTTCCTATTTATAAGCTGCTACCTCACGATGGAACACTCGTCAGGCTCACCTCAACAATGTCGTAAAATCGCCATTTCCCAGGTTCCCCTCACGGGTGACTGGACCAAGATTTAGCCAAGAGATGGCCAGCTCAGTGAATTGACTCGGTTCCACCAGCTTATCCGAAGCGTCTCCATGACATGGAACAATAGCTTCGAGTGGAAATCCCCCAGGATTCGGCATCTCAACAAGCCATAGCAACAGCAAGAGCAACAGCAATGATGTCAAGCCGAGGACGGAGAGGCTGGTGGCCGCTGGCCGTCAACATCCAGACGGAAAAGCAGGGTCTTAGTTAAATCAGACTGCGGGGTTTACCCTGCTGTTTATCTCTTGAGTTTGCGGGGAATATGTTGGGGTTGCGAGTCTGGCGCGGGGAACCCCAATAGCTTGTCCTTATGCTTAATTTTCCACCTGGGGCGACCCATGTGATCCGTAGCGATGAGCTCTCTCTGGATGTCAACTTTCCCTTGGCCATTGAGTAGTTGTTCAGTCAGACGGTCGTTGGTCGATGTCATGAAACAAAGGAATGCGGCTCCGAGATCCGATGAGACAGGATCGAGCTCGACACCCTCCCGCAAACCAAACAACCCCTCACCTCCCCCGGCGCCTCACGGGAGACAGACGTGCGACATCCCTCCAGGTGCCGGGACGGCAGTCGTTGTTCGGGGGCATTGTGGCTGCCTCCCGTAGGCTTTCCGCTGACCGTTTCCAGATGCCGCCGCGTTCCAAGGATCGTATCTGCACTGGCAATTCCTCCGACTGTCAGCGATCAACCACACcacctcaccaccacctctcGCAAGTTTATACACCAATCAGAAGCGGCGGGTCCCCAAAAGAGAGTGGTTGAAATGGTGCAACGAGCCGATCACGTCCCCCTCGGCTGGTGTTAGGCCGGGCTGCCTGCGTCTAATCCTTGGCGCTGCCCCCGACCTGACTGGGCGGTGACAACGCCTCATATTAAAGCAATATGCAGCATCGCCATTTTGCCAAGACAATCCCCTGGAGGgtttctctctcccacttGTACCGCATCTTGACTTTTCCGCCGAGAATGACGGCCCGTCGCCTGGGGTCTTTTCCGCGCCGTTATGGCCGAGCGGCCATCCAAGGGCCTTATCCAAGCCCCCGGAACTTTCGCTCGTTCGCATAGCAAGGCCGGATCTTGGTGCAGCGCCCGGCCCGACTTATGCCCGTGGACCGTGGTTGCTTGGACTAACTGTGATGATCCAACCTCTCTGACTTCTAAATGCCTCGGACTATGTCTTGCTATTGACCTTTCTGGGCGGTTGTAACGTTGCACGTTGACTTTTGTCAATTGCCGCATGACATCTCGGCTGAAACGCAGCAAAGacgcatcgtcggcggcgcctgcTAGGATACGTAGAGGGTTGATTGTTTAAACGCTCTATTTGCGAAGGAATAAACGTTGATGTTGGTCATGTTTAATATTCTGGCGGTAAAAAGTCGTGGCAATCTCCAAAATGTTACAAGGCCTAAACTTGCCCTTACAGTTGATCGGGGACTAAGAAACTACGAGCGCCACCTTTCGATATGCTATCTGGTAGAAACAGGTCCTATCTTCAGCTCTATTTTACGATATATCAGACGTGACTGTGGACTCACCAATATGCCATTAGGATAGAGTAACAGAAGCGAATACGTTTGATCTCGCTCACCTTCCCTTGTGTGGATTCACATGAGAGAAAAGTAAAACTTGGGAACAACGATGGATATTTCCTATCCGGAGCTACAACTCCCAGTCCGAGAGTCTCAGACCAACCGCTGACTGTTGATGAGCCGAAACAAAACTGTTCGATCTGAGCGTTTGCTGTGATACGAAACCAGAGGTTTACGACCTATTTATGCCACCCAAATATATAGCTTCCCGTATGCTCAAAGTAAAGTGTCAGCAGTTGTTGTAAAAGCCATATAATAATATCCTGTGTAGGATGGCTCGGGAAAGCACTTCTCGATTTTCGTTCTTCTGTCAACTTCTCACCTGTAGCCTTGAAGGATGCAGTTTTCTGGAAACAGTGGTAGACAACAGCACACAATTTGTCGGATCTCGACGTCCGCTGGCTCATCATTCTTGAAGAGAGTCAACTGCGCAGCTCTTGGACATTCGCCAAAGATTCTTCGCCCCAAACAAGGAAAGTGCTCTCAATCCAGTACTTGAGCAAGGATGTCGGAGTTGAAACACGGACCGTCCCTTCTGTGAGAAAACTCGTTTAACTCTTCTAGTGAGTGCACTGTGTCGAGTATCAAACCAATCCCATTCGCTCTTCACACATCAATTGGTAACATGGAATCTCGAAGCAGCCCAACCGAATATCCATAATCTCAACTTGACAAAAGCCCGGCTCTTGGATGGTTCTTTAGCAGTGATTGTGGTGGGACGGCGGGTCCCCCCGTCCGATCAAACGCCGGTCGAGCGGGCCCGCGTGCCCCCGATATGCCATCACGCCGGCAATAGGTCCGTTCGCAAAACTCTCAAAAAGCCTCAACTCCACTCGCCTCGTCACGTCCAGATCGCCACAAGCCAGCCTCAAGCCTCACCTTGCCTTTAGGAACTAGACACTGTCGTCTCTTTGTCCGCATACAACGAAGCGAAAAACAAAAATACAAGGGAAAAAACTTCAACATGGCCGAACAACGGACGGTCCACCAGCCCATTCACCCCTCCGTCCGCGCCAAGCTGGACCCGGAGTACGTCGCCctccacgacgccgtcatccagTACATGGAGCCCTCCGAAGCCCGCCCCTGGGACCCGGCCTCGCGCTCGGCGCCGAACCCGCTCGCGCACACGACGCAGAGGCTCTCGCCCGTCGGCGTCACCCGGGACGAggaccttggcggcggcgtccaggcGCGCGTCTTCGTGCCCGAgggcacggcgccgtcgccggatGGGTGGCCCTGCATGGTCTGGctccacggcggcggctgggtcAACGGCGGACTGGACAGCGAGAACGGGTTCCTGACGCACGTATGCCGATGTAGGTGTCGCCCTTtgagttttttttttaagggtttttttttttttttaatcCTCCTCGTGCCAGACGTTGGCAGTGTTTTGTTGACGAGAGCCCAACAGACGTGCGATGCGTGGTCGTCACCATCAACTACCGCCACGCCCCGGAACATGTCTatcccgccgccgtcgacgactgCCTCGCCGGTCTGAAATGGGTCGTCGACCCGGCGAACGCAACCCGGCTCGGCATCAACACGAGTCTCGTCACAATCGCCGGCCTCTCCGCGTTCGTCAATCTCCCCCTCGTCTCCGAGACGATCCCCTCCCACCCCGCCCTCTCTCCGTAAGACCGACTGACACAACCACCAGAGGCGGCAACCTCGCCGCGGTCCTGACAATGAAGGCTGCCCTCGCCAACATCCGCCCGGCCCCAATCTCCCAGCTCCTCATCTGCCCCGTCATCGACagcaccgccaccgccgagacGGGCTGGGCGACCACCAAGTACGTCCCCTGGCTGACGCCCGGCCGCATGTCATGGTACCAGAACCTCTACTTCCCCCGCCCCGAGGACAAGGCTCGGTGGGACGCCTCGCCCTGCTTCGCGCCGCGGGACGTCCTCGCCCGCAGCCCGAGGACGtggctcgccgtcgccgaggtcgacctgCTCACGCCCGAGGGGCTCGCGTACGCCGCGCAGCTAAAGGACGCCggggtcgaggtcgagacggAGGTGTACAAGGGCGCGACGCACTCTGTTCTCGTGCTCGCCGGGTAAGTGGCCGTCTTTTGCTTTCCGTCCATCTCTTCGTCTTTGtttctgtctgtctgtctgttttTACTTTGGCCTTGAACGTCGACTCTCTGACCTTTTTTTTCAGTGTGCACCAAATCAGCAGGAAGCTGGTCCACGACGCCTGCGCCGTGCTCGCAAGGGGCTTCGGCTCGACTTATGAtcctgctgccgccccgATCCTGTCGCAGCAAGAGTAGGTCAACGACTCTTTTTAACGGGCGGTGCGGCCGGCGGTGTTGGTCTCCTCACGTATCGAACGATCGATGATTCCCGCGAGGTGTTCTTCATGACGATGTTTTTTTCTCGTCACCGCAAAGTAGTGCATAGAACGAAACTTCTTTATTTACAAGCTATATACCATCAAGGCTCTTATGTAACTCTGCTACTCGTCGAAGTGAACAATACAACGTCAGGCGCCAAAAGATTCTACCTGGTCTACCGGTCTATTATGCTGGGAAGAAAAGGGCGGGATCTAGAACATATCAAGTCCAATGCGAACAACCTATTCGGCCATCAGGAGCTTCTGCAACTCGGCGAAACGAACGGGCTTTGGCAAAAagacgtcgaagccggccgaCTCGGCATCCCGCCGGGCATCCGAGCTGGCCAGACCAGTCAGGGCGACGACAGTCGTGGCCTGCAGCTTGTTCTCGCGCTCGTACTCGCGTATCCGCTTCGTCGCCTCGAAGCCGTCCATGACGGGCATGCTAATGTCCATGAGGACGAAGTCGAACCGCCGGCGCTTGCTGGCGGAAGCCGCGGTCGACGCGCTCGAGGCCGCGATGAACTTGTCCAGCGCCTCCTGCCCAttctcggcctgctcgaacGAGAAGCCGCACTTCTTCATGAACATGACGAGGAGCTTGAGATTGATCTGGTtatcgtcgacgagcaggatGTGTAGCGTGTGTTGCTTCTGCTCGACGATGACTGGCTGTCCGCCGTTCAGCGCCGGGGACACTGCGAGAGCGCCGAGAGGCTTGATCAGCGGCTGAACGGACATGGCTGGTTCCAGTTCAGACACCTTGGCATCTTGGTGGAGAGGCGTGCCAACCCTTTCAACCTCGTGGATCCGCTTTTCGCTGCTGGTCAAAGACCCGGCTGGGATTCCTGCTGCCCCGTGGTTCTCCCTCATGTCTTCGGCACGCTTGAGGCAGTGGGTGAagaccttggccagcttTCTTGGGCCACAGCTACATGTATTGTTAGTGATAAGGGGAGACCAAGCACGCCCGGGGAACGACAAAGAACACTCACGGTTGGGGGATCACTTCTACAATCTCGGAAAACTCCGTCAAAAGCTTGCTGTGCTCTTGCAGAATGCGTACCGCTTCTTCGGCATTCGGGCTGACGATGACGAAAGGAGCCTTCCTGCGGCTCTTGCTCCTTTGCGTGTTGTCCCTGAACCGCTTCTCAAGGATTTCGACAGAGGGCGGTTCGGAGTACAAATAGATGTCGGCCTCCGGTGGACTCGCCGTGTCTTCCCTCGCAACCGACATCTGAAACCACTCGGTGCACGTCTCAGTAAGGATCCCGGTCAACTTGGCCGTTGGTGTGCTCAAGGGCTGTGATTCAATTTGGGAGCCATCTGTCGCGTCTAGAAAGACGACTTGCAAACCCCGGGTCTGTTCGACGGCGTTGCGCATCACATCGTCGGGTTCtccgcgggcggcgtcgtcggaAACAGGGGAGAAGCTGAGATGGACGTCGATTTCGGTGCCCCTGTTCTGTTCTGACCTGACCTCCAGGCTTCCTCGTAGGGAGTCGACAATCTGCTTGACAATGCTCAAACCCAGGCCAGTACCAGGTTGAAAAGTGTCTTCCTGACTGAAAGGGAGGAACAGCCGCGTCTGCTGGAACTCTTCGGACATGCCCTTGCCGGAATCCGCCACCCGTATCAAAGCATCAATCTTTGACCCTTCGGCCCTCGCTTGGCCGCTGagggagacgaggacgaaacCGGACGACGTGTACTTCAGGGCGTTGCCGAAGAGATTCATGATGATTCTCCGGAGGGCACCGGGCTGCGTCTTGACCAGCCAAGGGGTCTTCGGGTCGATGTCTATCAAGACGGACACCAAGCCCTTGGAGCCTTGATGCTGGAAGTTGACCACTGACCTGACGTTATTCGACTCGTTGACACTGATGCTGGGCTTGGGCGCCTCGAACGGTCCGGCGCCTGCTAGCTTCTTGAAAGCGTgaccggcggcgatggcatcaacgacttcctcgacgagcatggcgaggtcgacgacggacgTCATGCTCAAGCTTTCCAGCGAGTCGGAGGTGATGGCGACAGGCCTGTTCTGGTTCTGTCTCGCACGCTTCCTCATCTGTGCCCGGCCGAGCCTGTTGATCTTGCTGTAGTCGAGTACGTGGTTCAGTGTGTCGAGCAGAGTCTTGCCACAGGTGGCGATGGAGCTGATGAGGCCGGACTGGTAGGGATCGGTGCTCGTATCTTGAAGGAGCTCGGCAGAGCCCAGGATTCCGTGCAAGGGGCTGCGCAACTCGTGGCTCATGCTGGCGATAAAGGTggtcttggcggcctcgttCTTCTGGCTGTTGATGCGGCCGACCTGGGTCatgatgctgttgctgaaAGCCCGGAGATAGGACAGGTCTTGGTCGAGGTTCATCATACGGCCCGTCACCGACGTCCACAGGAAGCAACCGCCGGCGAGCTTGTCCTCCCCGTAATCGAACAAAGgaacgaagacgacggctTTCGCTCCGGGGATCTTCTTGAGAAGCTCTTCGTGGACCATCTTGACCTTTCGCCGCCTGCCCTCGGATCGATCGACggggacggcgccgtcgacgcccatGGTCTCCCTGTCGCTCGcgctgtcgtcgccggaagagacgccgatgccggcctcggtgaAGGAAAAGGTCTTGCCCATGGGGAACATGGAGAAGTACTTttcgaggatgccgagagACAAGGCCGGGCCCTGTTCGATTTTGGCGCGCGCACGTTCGTCCGCcaccgagaagctcaagatcTTACAGGGTCTCGAAGCGGGCGACGTGTCTGAGTCGGAACTGTCGAGACCAGAGCCCGAAGTGGCGGGTCGAGCgacatcttcctcgtccgaggAGTTGTTTCTGCCAGACCTGGAACGGCTCACCGGCGCAGCGCTGGTCGTTGCGGTGGCGCCGAAGAGGGCAACGCCATCGGCGAGGGTCGACTGACGGAGGACCTCGGCTGCACGGTTGAAAAGTTTCGACAGGCCGTCGGCTCTCGGCTGGGGCACCTTCTTaggggagggcggcgtctcggagaggggaggcggcggctcggACTGACTGGATGTCGATGACTCCTTCGACCGATCCCGGGCTTCGGCGTTGCGGAAGTACGAGTTGGAGCGCGGCAGGGGACGTCTCGTCGAGGTGAGGGCCATGTCAGGGGGGCGTACAGTCGAGGGGCTCCGAGGGAGCTCGTCCTTGGGCGCCGTGTGGTCTTCGTTGAGGGTCGAGCACCCTTCGATGAAGGTGGCCAGACCACGGACGATGCGCTCGCCCTTGAAGCGGTCGACTCGGTCCCGGGCCCATTCCAGGTGCTCCATGACGGTCTGGGCGACGCCCTGCATGAAGCGGATCTCATCAGCCGTCAGACCATCGTGAGGACGCTCGTCGGAGACGGCAAAGGAGCCGATCTTGTGGCCGGTGCGCGAAATGATGGGCACGCCGGCGTAGAAGCGCACGCCGGGCTCGGTCAGCACGTAGGGCCGGTTGCAGAAGCGAGAGTCTTCACGGCAGTCGTTGACGATGAGGCCGGTGGCGGTATACGGCTTGCCTCTGTGGTCGAGGCCGGTACAGGTGTTCACCAGAGAGTGTTCGCAAACAGCATCCGGGCGTGACaagatgacggcgccgactaGTGGTAAGTTACAGTTGTCAGCACATCGGCTCCAACCATGTAGGCActcgcccctctcccctcacCTCTCTCCACCTCCTCTCGATGTGTCTTGGAGAGGCGAGGCTGGTGATGGGGATGAGAAACCAGAAGCCGACGTGCTATCggcatgatggcggcgtttTTCCCTCCAGAAGCAGTACGGGCAGTGTGATGTTCTATATTGGACAGGcaaggaaagagagagaaagaggaagagagagagagagagagagagaggctaGCTACGTACGCCACAAATCACCATTGGTACTGCTGGGCTGGTCCCCGTCTTTGTTCAGGCCGTCGCTCTGGTGGTCTtgcaggtcgtcgaggtctcCGAGCTGGACGTTGCgggtggcctcggcgaggattGTCTGGGTGGTGGTATCGATCAGCGATACCATGGCACGCTTGACATTGAGCCGCAAGACGGCCAGCTGGGCAAAGGCGGTCAGAGCCTTGTCAGACGAGGGCTTTGGCTTGTAGCCGCTCCCGTGTAAGTCGGGGGCGGCGATGCTgtcgacgctgagggcgACATTGAGCGACGACCCCTGGGCGACTTGCCAACTCTGGAGATATCGCTGCACCTCGCGTTCGCGCTGGGCTTCGGACATCGGATGAGAGATGCGAGGattgcgcgcgcgcgctcaCCGAGGGGGGGGCACAGCAGGGGTGGCGAtaggagaaagaaggaggggcGGGTGAGAGCGGGTGAGAGCGAGTGAGAGCGAGTGAGATCGAGTGAGAACGAGCGAGAACGAgggtgagtgagcgagtggCGTATGAGCCTTGTCTCCAGTGGCTGGTGGTCTATGGCTGTGGTTTGTTAaggcagcgccggcggctcAGTCACAtctgccctcggcctcgtccgtcttcgtcgtcgccttcgtcttcgtcgtaatcgtcgtagtcgtcgtcgtcgtcgtcgggttTACTTTTCGGGAAGTTTGCctgtttttctctctttACTTTTCTGCTTCTGGCGGGGCAATGTCCGGCGTGGGGGGGACGCTAGAAGGGCTAGAAGGGACTGGGCGGGACTAGCACAAGGGGGGGTTCTCGGTTTTGCTGGTTAGATGCATTTCCGGGGCGCGGGTGTGGCGGCCTTAGATGCGCCTTACCCTTTTAAGCGCCTGTTGTGGCAGGTGAGGTGAAGAAATACTAATCCTGCCGAGAGTTTCCTCATGTCTTGGGCGCGTGGTATTACATCATAGGTAACCGTCAGCCGGGTCCACCACCATCGAGATCGAAGgatgccccccctccccccaaatATTCAGTTCTAGATGGGCCCATGAAGCGCGGCCCAGGCAATGACTCGAGGAGAGATTTCCTCCAGTTTACAGCTCTGCAGACTGCACTGAACCAACTTATTGCAATACTCCTCGACATTTAAAAGGTGCATCTTGCCCATCTTTCTTATACTGGATATAGTACTCATTAGTAAGCAAAAATACACCTACACGTATCCATGGGTTGGATGTCGACTGCATCTTGGAAGCCCAGGCCCTATCTCGACTCCATTACTCACCCCCCTGTGCAGATTTACCCTGTCTGACTCGAGTTCCAAATCTCATTCTCAACGGCTCGAGTGGGTGGGATGAGGCGGAATCTGACCCGCTGTCACTCTGCAAACCTGCCCGGTCcagtacctaggtacggatacactgGCTGATGTTGCTGTTGATTCTCCCTTGGTTCTCCCCATTATAGCAAATCCGTCGCCCATGCTTGATAACCTAAATATCCCGCAGACAGGAAAATAGGCCAACAAGCGAATATACACCAAAACAATACAGGTAGGTTGAAAGTCGTATATTCACCTGGGTCGGGTATTCCAAAAGCTGCGATGAAAATCTCGGCCGAGAAATGGCAGCCTAGCCACACTTTGCGGTCCCGAAGTCAACGTCAGAAAGGTCGTGAAATGCTAAAGCTCGATTATGGTCCATCCTCACGACTCAAATCGTTGTCCTTCCACAGTGTTTGGTTATTCCAAGGTTTTTATTTCGGTTGGGGGTTCTTTTTTGGGTTTTTCTTCATGCACCGGCAAAAGCAATCAAACACTGCCAGGCAGACGCCTGTTCATATGCAATGACCACCCATCCACGTCTTGTATTAACCTCTGATTGCGATATCATGCATACTTGATAACCACTCATGAGCTGACAGATAATGATATCCTAGTTTTCCGGCTGACTTGAGAGGTGGTGAAAAGAAAATACCTGGATCGCAATCGAGTCAGAAGCAAATACAACGGAAGCTGGCATAACAACTTAGCGTCCAAATGTGCTCTCAACCGGATAAGAGATCTTCCACAAGGACATTGTACCGTTTAACTCCGACAGATCGCTGCCTACTTCTTCGTCGCAACCTAGGTCGAGATATCCGGACTTGACTCCTCAGTCTGCAACGATTGTCCCGGGCTGGAGAGGGTAAGAGGGAGCGTGAGTCGGTTTCTTGCAatggtcgacgacgcccagCGACCATGAAGACTATCTGATGAACGTAAATCTCCACCCATATATATCAGCTTGTCTCGAAAACCTTTGTTTCCAATATGTGTTGCCTCTCGGCATTTGATCCAGTGCCGACCCTCTTGGTACCTGGAACCCGTCGCGTTTGCTACTTCACGATGCCGAATGGGGAAACGAGGAGAGACATTGCCAGAGCTAGTCTCGCGCCTCTCCCGCTTGGCGTCCCAACGGCCAGTgactcactcactcatgCCATGACTAACAAGAAACACGCACGACTAACAAGCCAGACTTAACTCACCGATCGATATACTCAATCAATTCTCCGACAGCCTTGACTCTCTCTTTTTACACCCCGACCAGCAAACCGCCACCGGCCATGGGCTCTCCACTCTATaccgtcctcgtcaccggctccgccggccacctcggcgccgctcTGAtgctctccctcccctccctcggccACGTTCcgctcggcatcgacatccTCCCCTCTCCGACAACAACCGTCGTCGGCTCCATCACCGACCGCGCCCTCATCGCCTCACTCCTCGCCCGGAACCCGTCCATAGCCCACATCGTCCACGCCGCGACCCTGCACAAGCCGCACGTCGACTCGCACCCGCACTCCGCCTTTGTCGACACCAACGTCACCGGtaccctcgtcctcctcgaagaggcaaccgccgccgccgccgccgcccccctgcttcctcgacgacgcatcgcctccttcgtcttcatctcgacgacctcggccttTGGCGGCGCCCTATCCCCGCGCCCTGGCCGACCCGCTGCCTGGATCGACGAGTCTGTAGCCCCCGTCCCGAAAAATATCTACGGCGTGACCAAgtgcgccgccgaggacctctgcgccctcgcccaccgCCAGTCGTCCCTGCCCGTGCTCGTCCTCCGCACCGCGCGCTTCTtccccgaggccgacgacgacgccgaccgcCGTGCCGCCCTACCCGACGACGCGAACCTCAAGGTCTGCGAGCTGGCCTACCGCAGGgccgacatcgccgacgtTGTCTCCGCCGTGGTGTGCGCCATGGACAGGGCGGCCGACGTCGGGTTCGGGAAATACATCGTTTCCGCCCCGCCCCCGTTTTCCCAGCCCGCCATccacgacgatgacgacgacgacgacgacgacgacgacgacaggaACGGGAAGGTCGTGAAGACACAGCTCCTGCGGCgcctggacgaggatgcgggTGCGGCGCTACGGGAGGCCGTGCCCGGGTGCGCGGCCGTGTTTGAGAAGCTTGGATGGGGGTTCCTCGGGCGGTTGGACCGGGTGTACGACTCCTCCAAGGCGGTCAGGGAGCTTGGGTGGAAACCCGAGTGGACTTTTGAAAAGGTCGTCGAGAGGCTGGCAAGGGGGGAGGACTGGAGGAGCGAGCTGACGCACAGGGTCGGGAAGAAGGGGTACCATGCCGTGCCAACGGGCGTGTACACGTCGTGAGGGTTATGCAAATCTGGGATCGAGAACGTTGATGAGGTACGAGAGGTTTGTTTGTACACCTCGAAGTGAGAGGTTCTGTGGACAGTGGGTGGGTTCTGTGAAGACTTGATGATTTCATATTTGGTATTGAAAGTCTATGTGTGCTTCATCATGATGTCCAACGAAGAAGGTAACAAAAGAGGAAAAAGCGCAAATGGGTACTCTGGAAATAAATGGGTACTAACAACAAAACCGCCAATATGTGCAATGCATCGTTGGGTGTCTCATCTCTCTTCTTCAAGGCTATGCAATCTCCCCGGTGTCCCTCTCACTTAGAATACCAAGCTCATGCCCCAAGTCTAGAATCTGCGACGCCACGGCCTCGACATCCCACGTCTTGATGGGGACCCGATGTGCGCCGTCCCACTCAACGAGCCGCGTCGTGCCCGGCTGGCAGTACTGCTTCAGCAGCCGGCGATGGTGGTCCAGGCCGGCGTCCTTGAGGCCGTGGACGTGGATGGTCGGCAGCTTCAGCATGTGGGCGGTGGACGAGCCGTTAGGCCAGTCGTGGAACTCGACGCTGGCCTCGgaggcgtcgccgacgccctgcGGGGCCTCGAGGCGGTCATCCAGCACGATCAGTGGCGCGCGGCCGGCGAGCAGAACACCAAACTTCCAGTCAGCGGAaccgccggccgaggcgatgCGCTTGCCGTATTTCTGCTTGAGCATCTGCTGGGTGTACATGAGGCTCGCGCTGATCTTTGCCCCTTGGCTGAAGCCCAGCAGGCCAACCCATTCGCCCgtggcgccgagggcgtcgtcgtcgtccatggccaTGCGTAGCTGGAAGtggatctcggcggcggcggtctcggcgtcgacggcctggtGCTCAGGGAGCCAGCGCAGCCAGCGGCGGAAGGGCCCGTAATCGCCGTAGACGGAGACGATGTCGTGGTGGGGGGCGCAGATGAAGGGCCCGTCGACGAACACGAGGCGGAAGTGGTTCTTGAGGCGGGTGATGAGGGCGCGGCACTGCACCTTGAAGACGGAAGCGTTGACGCCGCCCCCGTGGAGGCAGAGGATGCGCGGTAAGTGAAGCGTGGGGTCGGTGCCCGGCGGGAGCGACGTTGCACTTGGCATGTTGTGTGTTTGAACTGAGGGGACTGATGCTAAAGCAGAGTCGAGTCTACTTCTGCGTGTGTCTCGGTCTCTCTCGGGTGCTGTATAATGGCGATAAGAGCGAGGTGTGTATGTGCGTGTTGTAGATAATGTTGGTGCAAGGAGAAGACAGACTTTTCGGGACCGAAGAGTCGAAGATCGGGTACTGGGGA
It includes:
- a CDS encoding Putative NAD-dependent epimerase/dehydratase, NAD(P)-binding domain superfamily, whose translation is MGSPLYTVLVTGSAGHLGAALMLSLPSLGHVPLGIDILPSPTTTVVGSITDRALIASLLARNPSIAHIVHAATLHKPHVDSHPHSAFVDTNVTGTLVLLEEATAAAAAAPLLPRRRIASFVFISTTSAFGGALSPRPGRPAAWIDESVAPVPKNIYGVTKCAAEDLCALAHRQSSLPVLVLRTARFFPEADDDADRRAALPDDANLKVCELAYRRADIADVVSAVVCAMDRAADVGFGKYIVSAPPPFSQPAIHDDDDDDDDDDDDRNGKVVKTQLLRRLDEDAGAALREAVPGCAAVFEKLGWGFLGRLDRVYDSSKAVRELGWKPEWTFEKVVERLARGEDWRSELTHRVGKKGYHAVPTGVYTS
- a CDS encoding Putative serine hydrolase FSH, alpha/Beta hydrolase, with amino-acid sequence MPSATSLPPGTDPTLHLPRILCLHGGGVNASVFKVQCRALITRLKNHFRLVFVDGPFICAPHHDIVSVYGDYGPFRRWLRWLPEHQAVDAETAAAEIHFQLRMAMDDDDALGATGEWVGLLGFSQGAKISASLMYTQQMLKQKYGKRIASAGGSADWKFGVLLAGRAPLIVLDDRLEAPQGVGDASEASVEFHDWPNGSSTAHMLKLPTIHVHGLKDAGLDHHRRLLKQYCQPGTTRLVEWDGAHRVPIKTWDVEAVASQILDLGHELGILSERDTGEIA